The Tenebrio molitor chromosome 5, icTenMoli1.1, whole genome shotgun sequence genome has a segment encoding these proteins:
- the LOC138130121 gene encoding uncharacterized protein isoform X2: MIESYPSFKENGNLSEPSDEDVIFVKEYKTTADKMLKRLNGQKAAIKGAPRRNPVRKARITKRFEEYMDVSTFEENELLDQSAEEENSMEIPENVITKNEDSEDWKVENVAKKGKQRKVISKKMPVKTGKQGRKRKINKVKVDEKKVTLNDLESLFLSNLTLITAYVSDAKLVNKLSSKGRENLYDGDRLKYAKNILKQQIKLLAVVQTNEDDLSKHISQ, from the exons ATGATTGAATCTTACCCCAGCTTTAAAGAAAACGGAAATTTAAGCGAACCGAGCGACGAGGACGTCATATTTGTCAAGGAGTATAAAACCACTGCAGACAAAATGCTCAAGAGACTGAACGGACAGAAGGCAGCTATCAAAGGGGCACcaagaagaaatccagtacgAAAGGCGCGGATCACGAAACGTTTTGAGGAGTACATGGATGTGTCTACTTTTGAGGAGAATGAGTTGCTTGACCAGTCTgccgaagaggaaaattctATG GAAATTCCTGAAAACGTCATAACGAAAAACGAAGATTCTGAAGATTGGAAAGTGGAAAATGTAGCGAAAAAGGGAAAGCAAAGAAAAgttattagcaaaaaaatgCCCGTGAAAACTGGCAAGCAGggtagaaaaagaaaaataaataaggtcAAAGTGGATGAGAAAAAAGTAACATTGAACGATTTAGAATCATTATTTTTATCCAATTTGACACTCATTACGGCATACGTAAGTGACGCTAAACTAGTGAACAAATTGTCGTCGAAAGGAAGAGAAAATTTGTACGACGGTGACAGACTAAAATACGCAAAAAACATCTTAAAgcagcaaataaaattattggctGTTGTGCAAACTAATGAAGATGATTTGTCCAAACACATAAGCCAATAG
- the LOC138130121 gene encoding uncharacterized protein isoform X1, translating to MATCNHLQPVVLLTDVMDQSICETESVFVSGTATQASNLDWFHVEQTEPLDLCLNGTILNGLTMIESYPSFKENGNLSEPSDEDVIFVKEYKTTADKMLKRLNGQKAAIKGAPRRNPVRKARITKRFEEYMDVSTFEENELLDQSAEEENSMEIPENVITKNEDSEDWKVENVAKKGKQRKVISKKMPVKTGKQGRKRKINKVKVDEKKVTLNDLESLFLSNLTLITAYVSDAKLVNKLSSKGRENLYDGDRLKYAKNILKQQIKLLAVVQTNEDDLSKHISQ from the exons ATGGCCACATGCAATCATTTACAACCCGTGGTTCTTTTAACTGACGTTATGGACCAAAGTATTTGTGAAACTGAATCAGTTTTCGTCTCAGGTACTGCAACACAAGCTTCCAATTTGGACTGGTTTCACGTCGAACAAACGGAACCACTGGACCTCTGTCTCAACGGTACTATCCTAAATGGGCTTACGATGATTGAATCTTACCCCAGCTTTAAAGAAAACGGAAATTTAAGCGAACCGAGCGACGAGGACGTCATATTTGTCAAGGAGTATAAAACCACTGCAGACAAAATGCTCAAGAGACTGAACGGACAGAAGGCAGCTATCAAAGGGGCACcaagaagaaatccagtacgAAAGGCGCGGATCACGAAACGTTTTGAGGAGTACATGGATGTGTCTACTTTTGAGGAGAATGAGTTGCTTGACCAGTCTgccgaagaggaaaattctATG GAAATTCCTGAAAACGTCATAACGAAAAACGAAGATTCTGAAGATTGGAAAGTGGAAAATGTAGCGAAAAAGGGAAAGCAAAGAAAAgttattagcaaaaaaatgCCCGTGAAAACTGGCAAGCAGggtagaaaaagaaaaataaataaggtcAAAGTGGATGAGAAAAAAGTAACATTGAACGATTTAGAATCATTATTTTTATCCAATTTGACACTCATTACGGCATACGTAAGTGACGCTAAACTAGTGAACAAATTGTCGTCGAAAGGAAGAGAAAATTTGTACGACGGTGACAGACTAAAATACGCAAAAAACATCTTAAAgcagcaaataaaattattggctGTTGTGCAAACTAATGAAGATGATTTGTCCAAACACATAAGCCAATAG
- the LOC138132105 gene encoding actin-binding Rho-activating protein-like isoform X1, which produces MYPKSQELIAWGSPLSSKVALFDAVATKHIQSQAINPFSNDNKPGSLPKPKISKEEYGRPAKGSLSEARGFKASQQVSKEMLELCDIIHQQGEPLFSPEEKPNDPRVVISFGELFSIYTVISNKLVGVLLRARKHKLLDFEGECLFQRRDDHVPVILLKPIEEIREMLRDKMEDAAESQKSSEEDNQSDGSN; this is translated from the exons atgTATCCAAAAAGTCAGGAACTTATTGCTTGG GGCTCACCGTTAAGTTCTAAAGTTGCTCTGTTCGATGCAGTTGCCACCAAACACATCCAAAGTCAGGCCATTAATCCATTCTCAAATGACAACAAACCTGGATCTTTACCGaaaccaaaaatttcaaaagaagaATATGGACG ACCTGCTAAGGGCTCCCTGTCTGAAGCTAGAGGATTCAAAGCTTCTCAGCAAGTATCCAAAGAAATGTTAGAACTTTGTGATATAATCCATCAGCAAGGAGAACCTTTGTTTTCACCTGAAGAAAAACCAAATGATCCTAGAGTCGTTATCAGTTTTGGCGAACTTTTTTCG ATTTATACCgtaatttcaaacaaattggTAGGAGTTCTGCTTCGGGCCAGAAAGCACAAACTACTAGATTTTGAAGGAGAATGCTTATTCCAG AGGAGGGACGATCACGTGCCTGTAATTCTACTTAAACCAATCGAGGAAATTAGAGAAATGTTACGTGATAAAATGGAAGACGCTGCTGAAAGCCAAAAATCAAGTGAAGAAGATAATCAAAGTGATGGCAGCAATTAG
- the LOC138132105 gene encoding actin-binding Rho-activating protein-like isoform X2, whose amino-acid sequence MSTCVNPAAYGSPLSSKVALFDAVATKHIQSQAINPFSNDNKPGSLPKPKISKEEYGRPAKGSLSEARGFKASQQVSKEMLELCDIIHQQGEPLFSPEEKPNDPRVVISFGELFSIYTVISNKLVGVLLRARKHKLLDFEGECLFQRRDDHVPVILLKPIEEIREMLRDKMEDAAESQKSSEEDNQSDGSN is encoded by the exons ATGTCCACGTGTGTAAATCCTGCAGCATAC GGCTCACCGTTAAGTTCTAAAGTTGCTCTGTTCGATGCAGTTGCCACCAAACACATCCAAAGTCAGGCCATTAATCCATTCTCAAATGACAACAAACCTGGATCTTTACCGaaaccaaaaatttcaaaagaagaATATGGACG ACCTGCTAAGGGCTCCCTGTCTGAAGCTAGAGGATTCAAAGCTTCTCAGCAAGTATCCAAAGAAATGTTAGAACTTTGTGATATAATCCATCAGCAAGGAGAACCTTTGTTTTCACCTGAAGAAAAACCAAATGATCCTAGAGTCGTTATCAGTTTTGGCGAACTTTTTTCG ATTTATACCgtaatttcaaacaaattggTAGGAGTTCTGCTTCGGGCCAGAAAGCACAAACTACTAGATTTTGAAGGAGAATGCTTATTCCAG AGGAGGGACGATCACGTGCCTGTAATTCTACTTAAACCAATCGAGGAAATTAGAGAAATGTTACGTGATAAAATGGAAGACGCTGCTGAAAGCCAAAAATCAAGTGAAGAAGATAATCAAAGTGATGGCAGCAATTAG
- the LOC138132105 gene encoding actin-binding Rho-activating protein-like isoform X3, producing the protein MGSPLSSKVALFDAVATKHIQSQAINPFSNDNKPGSLPKPKISKEEYGRPAKGSLSEARGFKASQQVSKEMLELCDIIHQQGEPLFSPEEKPNDPRVVISFGELFSIYTVISNKLVGVLLRARKHKLLDFEGECLFQRRDDHVPVILLKPIEEIREMLRDKMEDAAESQKSSEEDNQSDGSN; encoded by the exons atg GGCTCACCGTTAAGTTCTAAAGTTGCTCTGTTCGATGCAGTTGCCACCAAACACATCCAAAGTCAGGCCATTAATCCATTCTCAAATGACAACAAACCTGGATCTTTACCGaaaccaaaaatttcaaaagaagaATATGGACG ACCTGCTAAGGGCTCCCTGTCTGAAGCTAGAGGATTCAAAGCTTCTCAGCAAGTATCCAAAGAAATGTTAGAACTTTGTGATATAATCCATCAGCAAGGAGAACCTTTGTTTTCACCTGAAGAAAAACCAAATGATCCTAGAGTCGTTATCAGTTTTGGCGAACTTTTTTCG ATTTATACCgtaatttcaaacaaattggTAGGAGTTCTGCTTCGGGCCAGAAAGCACAAACTACTAGATTTTGAAGGAGAATGCTTATTCCAG AGGAGGGACGATCACGTGCCTGTAATTCTACTTAAACCAATCGAGGAAATTAGAGAAATGTTACGTGATAAAATGGAAGACGCTGCTGAAAGCCAAAAATCAAGTGAAGAAGATAATCAAAGTGATGGCAGCAATTAG
- the LOC138132103 gene encoding tyrosine-protein phosphatase non-receptor type 11-like isoform X2 codes for MTRNYFSADASVIAVPAAQIIFSTALREFRKALIFFKWFHGHLSGKEAEKLILDRGKNGSFLVRESQSKPGDFVLSVRTDDKVTHVMIRYSDNRYDVGGGEKFDSLAELIEYYKKNPMVETSGTVVHLKQPFNATRINASGIHSRVKQLQSENGPNGMGKAGFWEEFESLQQQEFKHLYSRKEGVKPENRNKNRYKNILPFDDTRVKLKDVDPNVAGADYINANYIRWKADYSGGSELGSDPSGKVYIATQGCLPSTIADFWQMVWQENCRVIVMTTKETERGKTKCARYWPDQGTTKEYGKIKIKMLMESSIPHYTLREFLVSMDGANCERKVFQYHFQAWPDHGVPSDPGCVLNFLHEVNKRQESLQQELPANQPPGAILVHCSAGIGRTGTFIVIDMILDQLKKYGLDCEIDIQRTIQMVRSQRSGMVQTEAQYKFVYLAVQHHIETTTERMKAEQKSMQIGREYTNIRYSSDIGSTLSSSATSGLGSMTSLSSRSSTSAHFPVSSPNSVILRGEAKKPPRAVSEIPLPRPPDDLVKPTLYENIPVSERKHSGTSSSLGCPAPPPPRKAT; via the exons ATGGTTTCATGGACACTTGTCTGGAAAGGAGGCAGAGAAACTGATACTGGATAGAGGCAAGAATGGAAGCTTTTTAGTGAGGGAAAGCCAGTCGAAACCCGGAGATTTCGTCCTTTCTGTTAGAACCGACGACAAAGTGACTCATGTCATGATTAGATATTCG GATAACCGATACGATGTTGGGGGAGGGGAGAAATTCGACAGTTTAGCGGAACTCATCGAGTATTACAAAAAGAATCCAATGGTAGAGACTTCAGGGACGGTTGTCCATCTGAAACAGCCCTTCAATGCCACTAGAATTAACGCGTCGGGGATCCACTCGAGGGTGAAGCAGTTGCAA AGCGAAAATGGCCCGAACGGGATGGGCAAGGCCGGTTTTTGGGAGGAATTCGAATCGTTGCAACAGCAAGAGTTCAAACATTTGTACTCCAGAAAAGAGGGAGTTAAACCGGAAAATAGAAATAAGAATAgatataaaaacattttgccTT ttGACGATACTAGAGTGAAATTAAAAGATGTGGACCCAAACGTTGCGGGTGCAGATTACATCAACGCCAACTACATAAGATGGAAAGCCGATTACAGCGGAGGAAGCGAGTTGGGAAGTGATCCGAGTGGAAAAGTTTATATAGCAACACAAGGCTGTTTACCTTCCACCATAGCCGATTTCTGGCAAATGGTCTGGCAGGAAAACTGCAGAGTAATTGTGATGACAACCAAAGAGACTGAAAGAGGAAAAACGAAGTGTGCCAGATACTGGCCGGATCAAGGTACTACTAAAGAGTACGGgaaaatcaaaatcaaaatgctAATGGAATCGTCAATTCCTCACTACACTCTCAGAGAATTTCTAGTTAGCATGGACGGTGCGAATTGTGAGAGGAAAGTTTTTCAATACCATTTTCAG GCATGGCCAGATCACGGCGTGCCTTCAGACCCAGgctgtgttttaaattttctgcACGAAGTTAATAAGAGACAGGAAAGCCTTCAGCAAGAGCTTCCAGCTAATCAACCCCCAGGTGCTATTTTAGTGCATTGTTCTGCTGGTATCGGAAGAACTGGCACTTTTATCGTTATCGATATGATATTGGACCAGCTTAAGAAATACG GTTTAGACTGTGAGATAGATATACAACGCACAATTCAGATGGTCAGGTCCCAGCGTTCCGGAATGGTACAGACCGAGGCCCAATATAAATTCGTTTATTTAGCAGTACAACACCACATAGAGACAACAACTGAAAGAATGAAGGCTGAACAG aaATCGATGCAAATAGGTCGGGAGTACACAAACATTAGATATAGCAGTGATATAGGCAGCACATTATCTTCGTCGGCAACAAGTGGTTTAGGGAGCATGACTTCGCTGTCAAGTAGGTCTTCCACTTCGGCACACTTCCCGGTCTCGTCTCCAAATTCTGTGATTTTGAGGGGTGAAGCGAAAAAGCCTCCTCGAGCTGTGTCAGAAATTCCATTGCCCAG GCCACCAGATGACTTGGTTAAGCCTACTCTCTATGAGAACATTCCTGTCAGTGAACGGAAACATTCGGGGACGTCGAGTTCCTTAGGCTGTCCTGCGCCACCGCCACCTCGAAAGGCAACGTGA